A single genomic interval of Pseudorca crassidens isolate mPseCra1 chromosome 19, mPseCra1.hap1, whole genome shotgun sequence harbors:
- the LOC137211696 gene encoding basic proline-rich protein-like has translation MEAFAAPPPPAKNPAQSTPREQRSLTTRRPRAPRLLEPQTLQNRIRDHLTLTLPVPGIPDSADLKPLFPKSKKSYLTSKPAAFPSKGRIKLGRGQGRGGGRDPEPGAGTLGSGWARVAPVRGLRPPVAPRSPGGEEVGRPRYLEDQGGPRPGSHLRRAPPARRPAPIHPDTSRAPVGARSPRARVGGARRRSAESGSRSSNGDARRLGLSARGAGAAGGTGPGGRRDAGDAGAPGSGRSGAQTEPRPALGAPLHGPGLGGEDGRGGEEGRRERREGAGGGEGAGGAATLSSHLPKALRRTLAPRLPSSTAPARRPRGRGICPRSAPAAAATRTSLSAGPPPPRPSPPERQAPRPPPLSAPARSAPRNSRPAHFKEPPGTSKRAGRPPPRPRTHQGSARALSAQTSRAPWAGPRPRPPDRLAAAAPGPPGPVPASGNMGESRGRGGSAGNPAAREGAEARPAAPLSAEDPSGPRPRRGRPRPLRPPPGPAFDTGPASSNHSGHPTSSGRFQQKLRRGFHCALQRREPAHGPEREVRARRAPGRPRRPGRPSPGPSGSRPPSRPPLGRAGPSPAPCARDAAGRDLAPGPGGTRLGSGSAGAAPPPPPFTAQLSPGETGALDARRPGDP, from the exons ATGGAAGCGTTCGCTGCGCCCCCACCTCCCGCCAAGAATCCGGCTCAGTCTACACCTCG GGAGCAGAGAAGCCTCACGACCCGTCGCCCCCGCGCCCCCCGCCTCCTGGAGCCGCAAACCCTACAAAACCGGATCAGAGACCATCTCACGCTAACACTGCCTGTGCCAGGAATCCCAGACTCGGCTGACCTCAAGCCTCTTTTTCCCAAAAGCAAAAAGTCTTATCTAACCAGTAAACCAGCCGCTTTCCCCAGCAAGGGGAGGATCAAACTCGGGagagggcaggggcggggcggggggcgcgaCCCCGAACCGGGGGCGGGAACCCTGGGCTCCGGGTGGGCGCGCGTGGCCCCCGTGCGGGGCCTCAGGCCGCCGGTAGCGCCGCGTTCCCCGGGCGGAGAGGAGGTGGGGCGGCCCCGTTACCTGGAAGACCAAGGCGGCCCGAGGCCCGGCTCTCATCTCCGCCGAGCCCCCCCGGCCCGACGCCCGGCCCCAATCCACCCCGACACGTCCAGAGCCCCGGTGGGCGCTCGCAGCCCCCGAGCCCGGGTCGGAGGCGCCCGCAGGAGAAGCGCGGAAAGCGGCAGCCGGTCCAGCAATGGCGACGCGCGGAGGCTCGGCCTCTCTGCACGAGGGGCCGGGGCGGCCGGGGGCACGGGGCCGGGCGGCAGGAGAGACGCGGGGGACGCGGGCGCCCCGGGCTCGGGCCGCTCGGGCGCGCAGACTGAGCCTCGGCCGGCGCTCGGGGCCCCTCTGCACGGAccggggctgggaggggaggacgggaggggaggagaggaggggaggagagagaggcgggagggggcggggggaggggagggggcggggggcgccGCCACCCTTTCATCCCACCTCCCAAAGGCACTCCGGCGCACACTCGCACCCAGACTCCCATCCAGCACCGCCCCGGCGCGGCGCCCCCGGGGCAGGGGGATCTGCCCCCGCTCCGCCCCCGCCGCGGCCGCCACTCGCACAAGTCTCTCCGCCGGGCCCCCGCCACCCCGGCCGAGCCCCCCGGAGCGCCAGGCGCCGCGCCCGCCGCCCCTCTCCGCGCCCGCCCGGAGCGCGCCCCGAAATAGCCGGCCTGCCCACTTCAAAGAGCCGCCCGGCACATCAAAGCGCGCGGGCCGCCCGCCGCCTCGGCCTCGCACTCACCAGGGGTCCGCGCGCGCGCTCAGCGCCCAGACCTCGCGGGCGCCCTGGGCAGGGCCTCGGCCCCGGCCCCCGGATCGGCTCGCCGCCGCGGCCCCGGGCCCCCCCGGGCCGGTCCCGGCGTCGGGGAACATGGGGGAGTCGCGCGGCCGGGGAGGGAGTGCGGGGAACCCGGCGgcgagggagggggcagaggcgCGCCCCGCCGCCCCTCTTTCTGCGGAAGATCCGAGTGGGCCTCGCCCCCGCCGCGGCCGCCCTCGGCCCCTCCGGCCCCCGCCCGGCCCGGCTTTCGACACGGGCCCCGCTTCCAGCAACCACTCCGGGCACCCAACGTCCTCCGGGCGCTTCCAACAAAAACTGCGCCGTGGATTTCACTGTGCACTTCAAAGGCGCGAGCCGGCGCACGGTCCTGAAAGGGAGGTACGCGCCCGCCGCGCTCCGGGCCGTCCCCGGCGCCCCGGCCGCCCCTCTCCGGGGCCGTCCGGCTCGCGGCCGCCCTCCCGGCCGCCTCTCGGCCGGGCCGGACCCTCTCCCGCGCCCTGCGCCCGCGACGCGGCTGGGCGCGACCTCGCCCCCGGCCCGGGGGGGACCCGGCTCGGAAGCGGCTCGGCCGGGGCCGCGCCTCCGCCCCCACCTTTTACAGCACAGCTTTCGCCGGGGGAGACGGGCGCCTTGGACGCCCGGCGGCCCGGCGATCCATGA